Proteins encoded in a region of the Podarcis muralis chromosome 2, rPodMur119.hap1.1, whole genome shotgun sequence genome:
- the LOC144326618 gene encoding vomeronasal type-2 receptor 26-like → MYIISPPRKGPTKYWQLLSFLYAIQVINLNQKLLPNITLGYNIHENFFDGRVTYDALLDMLSIGQLNIPNYSCGKQTNLLAVLEGSNSQNSIQISNVLGIYKIPQVTYAFVSHVLNDKRHFPFFYRMVPKEEALYPGIVKLFQHFRWTLIGLLAPDTDNGERFLKSLTPVLIKSGVCVVISQSIQRLNTNGVHMPRLPFRKWRQVHVFVYYGEMNFFLDGLLIIQRFFDIVMKSIVGKIFITTVLWDVALELMYNDISFQHIHGIFSFFTETSKGAKYGDFLPFFFGIKKFWDGAFNCFYLKHAFSVKGRTRCREREKLERLPQDDLERILSLDSYRIYNTVQAMARALNAAYSSRSKQRGTERMGLQRLQPWQLHPFLGNTQFYNSSMDRVYLDENGELAADLDIVNWVVFPNKSVLRVKFGSIDRQGSPDLKCTIDQEAIVWPKWLNQTLPTSRCVESCRPGSVKVIQEGKPLCCYECLPCAEGTISTQEDADHCKKCPENQHPNKNRDQCVFKHITFLAYEESLGVVLLSLALLGSLATSFNLGIFMKYNETPIVKANNRDLSYILLVSLLLSFLSSFLFIGRPRKGTCLLRQTAFSIIFSVAVSSVLAKTITVVLAFLATKPGNRVRRWLGKSLANSIVISCSCVQVVICMIWLGISPPFPDSDMHSQPGEIILQCNEGSVAMFYGALGYMGFLAVICFTVAFLARKLPGAFNEAKLITFSMLVFCSVWVSFVPTYLSTKGKYMVAVQVFSILASSAGLLGCIFIPKCYIILLRPDLNTKEHLTAKTKNSI, encoded by the exons ATGTATATAATTTCTCCCCCCAGGAAAGGACCCACAAAGTACTGGCAGCTCCTCTCCTTCTTGTATGCCATTCAAGTGATCAACCTGAATCAAAAGCtgttacccaacatcaccctgggctacaacatccaTGAGAACTTTTTTGATGGAAGGGTGACCTATGATGCTTTGCTAGACATGCTGTCAATTGGGCAGCTGAACATTCCAAACTACAGCTGTGGTAAACAGACTAACTTACTGGCTGTTCTTGAAGGGTCCAACTCTCAAAACTCCATCCAGATTTCAAACGTGTTGGGCATCTATAAAATCCCACAG gTCACTTATGCTTTTGTCTCTCATGTTCTGAATGATAAGAGGCATTTCCCTTTTTTCTACCGGATGGTCCCCAAAGAAGAAGCCCTGTACCCAGGGATTGTCAAGCTGTTCCAGCACTTCCGATGGACCTTGATTGGCCTCCTTGCACCAGACACCGACAATGGAGAGAGGTTCCTGAAGAGCTTGACACCCGTGCTCATCAAGAGCGGTGTCTGTGTTGTCATCTCACAAAGCATCCAACGGCTGAATACAAATGGAGTACACATGCCTCGTCTTCCATTCCGCAAGTGGAGGCAAGTGCATGTATTTGTTTACTACGGGGAAATGAATTTTTTCTTAGATGGACTACTCATTATACAACGTTTTTTTGACATAGTGATGAAATCCATTGTTGGGAAAATCTTCATCACAACAGTTTTGTGGGATGTCGCCCTGGAGCTGATGTATAATGACATATCTTTCCAACACATCCATGGTATATTTTCCTTCTTCACTGAGACAAGTAAAGGGGCAAAATACGGTGATTTTCTACCCTTTTTCTTTGGTATTAAGAAGTTTTGGGATGGtgcttttaattgtttctatTTAAAGCATGCATTCTCAGTGAAAGGCCGGacaagatgcagagagagagagaaactggagAGGCTTCCCCAAGATGATCTGGAAAGAATCCTCTCTCTAGACAGCTACAGGATCTACAACACTGTGCAAGCCATGGCTCGTGCCTTAAATGCTGCATATTCATCTAGATCTAAGCAGAGGGGAACTGAGAGAATGGGACTTcaaaggctacagccatggcag CTCCACCCTTTCCTAGGAAAcacccagttctacaattcttccATGGACAGAGTGTATTTGGATGAGAACGGGGAGCTGGCAGCCGACTTGGACATTGTGAACTGGGTGGTGTTCCCCAATAAATCCGTCCTCAGAGTGAAGTTTGGGAGTATCGACAGACAGGGATCCCCAGACCTGAAGTGCACCATCGACCAGGAGGCCATTGTGTGGCCCAAGTGGCTCAATCAG ACCCTTCCTACTTCCAGGTGTGTGGAAAGCTGTCGCCCTGGATCCGTCAAGGTGATTCAGGAAGGGAAGCCTCTTTGCTGTTATGAATGTCTTCCCTGTGCAGAAGGGACCATCTCcactcaggaag ATGCAGACCATTGCAAAAAATGCCCAGAAAATCAGCATCCAAACAAGAACCGAGATCAATGTGTGTTCAAGCATATCACCTTCCTAGCCTATGAAGAATCTCTGGGGGTTGTCCTACTTTCCCTTGCCCTACTGGGGTCCTTAGCCACAAGCTTTAATTTAGGAATCTTTATGAAATACAatgaaactcccatagtcaaagccaacaaccgggacctctcctacatcctcctggtctccctcctgctttcctttttgtcctccttcctgttcattgGGAGGCCAAGGAAagggacctgccttctccgacaaacagccttcagcatcatcttctctgttgctgtttcttctgtgttggcaaaaaccatcactgtggttctggccttcctggccaccaagccagggaacagggtgaggagatggctggggaagagtctggccaactccattgtcatttcctgttcctgTGTCCAAGTTGTCATCTGCATGATCTGGCTGGGGATCTCGCCACCATTCCCAGACTCTGACATGCACTCCCAGCCTGgggagatcatcctgcaatgcaacgaagggtctgtggccatgttctatggtgcccttggctacatgggcttcctggcggtcatctgcttcacggtggctttcctagccaggaagctgcctggggccttcaatgaagccaagctgatcaccttcagcatgctggtcttctgcagtgtttgggtgtcctttgtgcccacctacctgagcaccaaagggaaatacatggtagccgtgcaggttttttccatcttggcctccagtgctgggctcctgggctgcatcttcattcccaaatgctacattattttaTTGAGACCTGATCTGAACACGAAGGAGCACCTGACAGCAAAAACTAAAAACAgcatctga
- the LOC144326660 gene encoding uncharacterized protein LOC144326660 translates to MKEMDPAKLARMEGGRWTVDLVRLSPASLPTTSERSSLGLSERSGGDELEMNYGGHHEKIHTVEKPYQNWEYGESSSQSSRSHQRPHSGKKGYQCSECGKSFSQSIHLTSHHRIHTGEKPHQCLECGKKFCQSGALTSHKRIHTGEKPYQCLECGKSFSQSTHLTSHQRIHTGEKPYQCFECGKSFSQSTHLMSHQIIHTGEKPYQCLECGKSFSWKDSLASHQRIHTGEKPYQCLECGNSFSQRTHLISHLRIHTGEKPYQCLECGKSFSQRTHLISHLRIHTGEKPYQCLECGKNFRLSGDLTLHQRIHTAEKPYQCLECGKRFSHSSSLTSHHRIHTGEKPYQCLECGKRFSHSSSLTSHERIHSGEKPYQCLECGKRFSQRQSLTSHERIHTGEKPYQCLECGKSFRKRAGLNRHQRTHTVVP, encoded by the exons atgaaagagatGGATCCTGCAAAGCTAgcaaggatggaagggggaagatggacggttgacctggtcaggttgtctcctgcatccctccccacaacctctgagcgttCCTCTCTAGGGCTCtcagagagatctg gtggtgatgaattggaaatgaaTTATGGGGGACACCATGAGAAAATCCACACAGTGGAGAAGCCATATCAAAATTGGGAGTATGGAGAGAGCTCCAGTCAGAGTTCCCGTTCCCATCAAAGACCTCACAGTGGGAAGAAAGGCTATCAGTGctcagaatgtgggaagagcttcagtcagagcatccatctcacttctcatcacagaattcatacaggagagaaaccccatcagtgcttggaatgtggaaagaagttTTGTCAGAGTGGGGCTCTCACTTCCCacaaaagaattcatactggagagaaaccttaccagtgcttggaatgtggaaagagcttcagtcagagcacccatctcacttcccaccaaagaattcatacaggagagaaaccctatcagtgctttgaatgtggaaagagcttcagccagagcacCCATCTCAtgtcccatcaaataattcatacaggggagaaaccctatcagtgcttggaatgtggaaagagcttcagttggaaGGACAGTCTTGcttcacatcaaagaattcatacaggggagaaaccctatcagtgcttggaatgtggaaatagcttcagtcaGAGAACCCATCTCATTTCCCATctcagaattcatacaggggagaaaccctatcagtgcttggaatgtggaaagagcttcagtcagagaacccatctcatttcccatctcagaattcatacaggggagaaaccctatcagtgcttggaatgtggaaagaatttTCGTCTGAGTGGGGatctcactttgcatcaaagaattcatacagcggagaaaccctatcagtgcttggaatgtggaaagcgcttcagTCACAGcagcagtctcacttcccatcacagaattcatacaggggagaaaccatatcagtgcttggaatgtggaaagcgcttcagTCACAGcagcagtctcacttcccatgaaagaattcattcaggggagaaaccatatcagtgcttggaatgtggaaagcgcttcagTCAGAGGCAGagtctcacttcccatgaaagaattcatactggagagaaaccctatcagtgcttggaatgtggaaagagcttcagaaagagGGCAGGTCTCAACcgccatcaaagaactcatacagtggtaccttag